The Chitinophaga sp. H8 region TGCTGGCATTCAGCATCCTGGAAAGATATGGTTATCTTAAACAACTGATCCATTTTCTGGCACTGAACGGTAAGAACCCGATGGTGGCTTATACAGCAGGCAACCTGTTATTGCTGCCAGTGTTGAAGCTGACCGGTGTAATAGCGTGGTATGGAAAACTACAGGAAAGTGTATGGGGAGGATATGTAAGCGGTATACTTTTTACCGGAGTAGTATCCCTGATCACCATCTTTTTTGTAAAACGGAAATGGTTCTGGAAAACGTAACTTGTTTATCAACCGAATAACAGCAGTTTTTATCATTAAATCAAACCGATGTCCTTAAGTGTAATTGATATTGTTATCATCTTCGCCTATATCATAGGTGTTATCTTCCTGGGCTTTTATATCTCCAAAAAGGCCTCCAAAGATCTGCAATCCTACTTCCTGGGAGGTAATAGCATGAAATGGTACTATCTGGGGTTGAGTAATGCTTCGGGCATGTTTGATATTTCGGGTACGATGTGGACGGTAAGCATCCTGTTTATTTACGGATTAAAAAGCGCTTTTATTCCCTGGCTATGGCCGGTATGGAACCAGGTATTTGTGTTTGTATACCTGGCTATCTGGATGAGACGGTCTAATACGATGACGGGAGCACAATGGATCACCTTCCGTTTTGGAGATGGGAAGGGCGCCCGTCTTTCGCATATCATTATTGTAGCTTTTGCCATTATCAGTGTAATCGGGTTCATTGCTTATTTCTTTGAAGGGATTGGAAAGTTCTGTACCTCTATTCTTCCGTGGGACCTGAGTATGCAGATCGGCACCTATCATTTAACTTCTGAAAGAGGATATGCATTGATCCTTTGTATCCTGACTACCTTATACACCATTAAAGGAGGGATGTACAGTGTGGTAGCCACCGAAGTGCTTCAGTTCTTTATTATGACGATTGCCTGTCTGATCATTGGTTATATAGGCTATACTTCTGTTACAGCAGAACAGATCAACGCCGTGGTACCGAATGGGTGGAAGGATCTTTCCTTTGGATGGAATCTTGGTTTGGACTGGACCACCACGGCCTTGCCGAATGTAAGTGATAAGATCACTTCGGATGGGTTTGGGTTGTTCGGGTTGTTGTTTATGATGATGCTGTTCAAAGGGATTTTTGCTTCTATTGCCGGGCCGGTGCCCAGCTATGATATGCAGCGGGTATTGTCTACCCGTACCCCCAGTGATGCTGCTAAAATGAGTGTGAGTTCGATCCTGGTATTATACATTCCCCGTTATCTGATGGTAGCTGCTTTTGCGGTGTTGGGGCTGGTATACCTTGGGCCGGAGTTGGGTGCGATGGGGAAAGACATTGATTTTGAAAAGGTATTGCCGCTGGCGATTGCCCGGTTTGTACCGGTAGGGTTACAGGGGTTATTGCTGGCAGGTTTACTGGCTGCGTTCATGGGTACTTTCTCCGCCTTTGTGAATGCAGCGCCTGCTTATATTGTGAATGATATTTACAAAAAATATATTAACCCTAATGCTTCCAATGCCAAATACATACGGCTCAGTATCTGGTCGTCTGTAATATTGGTGATGCTGGGGATCATTTTCGGCTTTAATGCTTCTTCCCTGAACAAGCTGACGTTGTGGATTACTTCCGCCCTGTATGGCGGGTACGCAGCCTCTAACGTGCTGAAATGGATCTGGTGGCGTTTTACCGGGAATGGTTATTTCTATGGCATGTTATTCGGGCTGATCGGTTCTTCCGTGAAGTTGTTCTTCTTCCCGGAAATTGTGGATATCTACGTGTTCCCGATCATGTTACTGTTTTCTTTTGTGGGCTGTATCATTGGCACTTATTTGACACCATTGGAAAACAGGGAAGCGGTAAAACAGTTTTACCGTCAAACCCGCCCATGGGGTTTCTGGGGACCTATCAAGCGGGAGGTGATGGCAGAAGATCCCGGCTTTAAACCCAATAACGATTTCAAGCGCGATATGTTCAATATTGTAGTGGGCATCACCTGGCAGATGGCGCAGGTAGTTATTCCTATCTACTTTATGATCCGTGAAAATTATCACATGCTGGTATGGGTACTGATCTTTATCGTTACCAGCTGGCTATTGAAAAAATACTGGTGGAACCGTTTGAAAGAAGCGGATGAAATGCCTGCCAATATCACTCCATCTAACAATTAAAGAAGCGCAACTATGATGAAAAAGATGATCGGTACCGGTGCGTTGTTAGCTACGATGTTTTTGTCTGCCACCGCACAAACGGAGGTGTCTACAGACAGTAGCTATGCCAACGGCTGGTATGAACAACGGATGGATTTTTTCAGGCATGTACCTAAACAGAAGAAGGCGATTGTATTTCTTGGCAACAGTATTACAGAGGTAGGCGACTGGCAGGAGATCATTGGCAACAAGCCGGTGCAAAACCGCGGTATCAGTGGGGATAACTCCTATGGTGTATTGGCAAGACTGGATGAAACGCTGCAGGAAAAGCCGGCAAAGATATTTCTGATGATAGGGGTAAATGACATCAAACGGGGAACACCCGTAACCGTTATTGCCCATAACCAGGAACGGATAGTACAGCGGATCAAAGCATTAAGTCCTGGTACTAAAGTGTATATGCAAAGTGTATTGCCCGTACATGAGCCAATACTGGCGGATATCTACAAGAAGATCACCAACGAGCGGATTAAAAGCCTGAATAGTTTGTTGCAGGAAATTGCCGGACGTAACCAGGTACCTTATGTAGATCTGCACCCGGTATTTACAGATGAGAACGGGCAGCTGAAGAGAGATATGACCACTGATGGATTGCATTTGCGGCCCGCTGCCTATATTAAATGGGTAGCCGGTTTAAAAGAAAAAAAGCTCCTTTAATTGAATGTGTATGAAAAAAATATTCGGGCTGCTATCTTTATTATCCTGTGGGCATCTTTTGATAGCACAACAAAAAATAGACAGCAACTACGCTAATCCATATTATCTGCAAAGGATGGAATACTTTAATCAGGTACCCAAGCAGCATAATAATATTGTTTTCCTGGGCAACAGCATTACGGAAAGAGGAAAATGGCAGGACCTGCTGCCGGGCATGAAAGTGATTAACCGGGGTATTGGCGGTGATAATACTTTTGGTGTATTGGGCCGGCTGGATGGTATACTGGCAGAAAAGCCCGCCCGCATCTACCTGCTCATTGGCATCAATGATCTGGGAAGAGGATTGCCAATAGCGGTGATCATCCATAATTACCAGCGTATCATAGCACGTATCAAACAGCTGTCGCCTAAAACAAAAGTGTATATCCAGAGTGTGCTGCCCCTGAATGAAGCGGTATTGCCCTATGCGTATCTGAAAGGGAAGAATGTAAAGGTGCAGGAACTGAATGTGGCTATACAGCAGGTCGTGCAGGAGCATCACCTTACCTATATCAATTTGCATGAAGTATTTGCAGATGAGCAGGGAGAATTGAAAAAGGAATTGACAGAAGATGGGATCCACCTGAAGCCGATGGCTTATGTGGAGTGGGTAAAATATCTGAAAGCGAAGAAATTCATATAACTGTTACCGTTGCCATCCCCTGGTGTGCTTGATAGACGCGCCGGGTTGGATGCAACGGCATACATCAAAACGATTGCTATGAGAATAACGGGAACGTTCCTGGACGAGATCAGCCACGATATTCCTCATCAAAACTGGGGGCGTGCTGAGTGGGATAAGGATTTTGCTTACATGAAAGCGCTAGGCATTGACACGGTGATCCTGATCCGCAGTGGTTACCGTCGTTTTATTACCTATCCTTCCCAATACCTGCAGCAGCAGTTTGGCTGTTATGCTCCCCCGGTAGACCTGGTAGGTATGTACCTGGAGCTGGCAGATAAATATGACATGCAGTTTTATTTTGGTTTGTATGATAGCGGACATTACTGGGATACCGGCAATATGCAGCCTGAAATAGATGCCAACCGGTTTGTGATAGCCGAGGTGTGGCGTAAGTATGGGCACCATAAAAGTTTTAGGGGGTGGTACCTGAGTATGGAAATCAGCCGGCGGACAAAAGGCGCCGGAGATGCCTTCCGTACATTGGGACTGCAATGCAAGGAGATCAGCGGTGGGCTGCCCACCTTTATTTCTCCCTGGATAGATGGCAAGAAGGCCGTGATGGCGGCGCATGCTGAACTAACTAAAGAAGATGCGGTGTCTATTCAGGAACATGAAAAAGAGTGGAGCGAAATATTTGAGAATATCAGTGGCGCAGTAGATGCTGTTGCTTTTCAGGATGGACATATTGATTACCACGAGCTGCCTGATTTTTTTGCCGTGAATAAGCAGATGGCTGACCGGTATGGGCTGCAATGCTGGACCAATGCAGAGTCATTTGACCGGGATATGCCTATCAAGTTTTTGCCTATTAAATTTGAGAAGCTGCGTTTGAAGCTGGAAGCGGCCAGGCTGGCAGGTTATGATAAGGCTATCACGTTTGAGTTCTCCCATTTTATGAGCCCGCAGTCTGCTTATGGACAAGCAGCTCATTTATATAACCGGTACAAGGAATATCTCGAAACATTAAAAACTAAATAAACCTAAGCTGACTGATAGTGCTGATAGCCGGTACGGCATCGCACCTGGCTATAAAAAAGATTTGATTACTAAGATGAAACAATTTGCTGAACAGTATAAGCTGGAACTGCTGGAGAATGTGCTGCCCTTTTGGATGAAAAATTCTCCGGATGAAACTTACGGAGGTTATTTTACTTGTCTGGAAAGAGATGGTGCGGTGTATGATACCGATAAATTCATGTGGTTGCAGGGCAGGCAGGTATGGTTGTTTTCCATGCTGTTTGATAAGGTAGCTCCCCGCGAAGAATGGCGTAAGCTGGCCGAGCAGGGCGCTGCATTTATGGAGAAATATGGAAGGGATGCAGCAGGCAACTGGTATTTCTCTTTGACCCGGGAGGGGCAGCCGCTGACACAGCCTTATAATATTTTTTCTGATTGTTTTGCAGCCATGGGTTTTGGCGCATTGTATAAGATTCAGCCGGAACAACGTTATTATGATATCGCAAAAGATACGTTTAATAACATTCTGGAAAGACGTAATAACCCCAAAGGTGCTTACAATAAAGCCTTTCCTGGTACGCGTGAGCTGAAAAACTTTGCGCTGCCGATGATCCTTTGCAATTTGTCGCTGGAGCTGGAGCATATCCTGGGAAGTGAAACGGTGAACCGTTTTATCCCCGAAGTGCTGCACGAAGTAATGGACGTGTTCTACCAGCCTGACAAGGGGTTGATCCTGGAAAACGTCAATGCAGATGGGAGTTTTTCCGATAGCTTTGAAGGTCGCCTGATCAATCCGGGGCATACGATTGAAGCGATGTGGTTCATTATGGACCTGGCAGTACGACTGAACAGACCGGAGCTGGCAGAACAGGCCGTGGCCATTGCTTTGCGCACGCTGGAATATGGATGGGACCAGGAGCATGGTGGCATATTTTATTTTATGGATGTGCAGGGGCATCCGGTACAGCAATTAGAGTGGGATCAGAAACTGTGGTGGGTGCATATGGAAACGCTGGTATGTCTGGCAAAGGGATATCAGATTACTGGCAATGAAGCCTGTAAAACGTGGTTTGAGAAAGTTCATGCTTACACCTGGGCACATTTTAAAGACCAGGAACATGGAGAGTGGTTTGGATATCTTACCCGTCAGGGGCAACCCTTATTATCACTCAAGGGTGGTAAATGGAAAGGTTGTTTTCATGTACCGCGGGCGTTATACCAGGTATGGCAAACGCTGGAAAAGATCGCACAATTGGAACCTATCGCGTCTTAGTATTAACCGGATAACTGAAAAATGAAAATGATAAAAATGGCCAGTCCCGCGAAAGGACTGGCTATTTTTATTAACACTGTTTTTGTGATATTTTTATTTGCCTACTGTTTTTTGCAGATGTTCCGGATACCGGGCACCCTGTATGGAGATCTTTGATGCTGCCTCCTGAATTTGCCGTAAATCTTCTGTCGACAGGGTGATGGCAACCGCACCTGTATTTTCCTGTAAACGCTGCAGTTTAGTAGTGCCGGGGATAGGTACAATCCAGGGTTGCTGTGCCAGTAGCCAGGCTAATGCAATTTGTGCGGGTGACGCTTCCTTTTTAACAGCAATTTCATGGAGCAGGTCTACCAGCGCCTGGTTGGCTTTCCGGTTTTCGGCCGAAAACCGGGGCAAAGTATTTCTGAAATCGGTGCTGTCAAATTGGGTGTTTTCATTGATGGCACCCGTTAAAAAACCTCTGCCTAAAGGGCTGAAAGGTACAAAGCCAATTCCCAGCTCTTCGAGTACAGGCAATACTTCCTGCTCCGGTTCGCGCCACCATAAAGAATACTCACTTTGCACTGCCGCTACCGGTTGTGCGGCATGTGCCTTACGGATGGTAGCCGCTCCCACTTCCGATAAGCCCCAATGCCTGATCTTCCCTTCTTTTATCAGCTGCTGTATTACACCGGCCACCTCTTCAATAGGTACTTCAGGGTCTACCCTGTGCTGATAGAATAAATCAATATAATCTGTGTTTAACCGTTTCAGGGCAGCTTCTGCCACGGCCCTGATCGTTTCGGGACGACTATCCATTCCCAAACCGGGTTTACCTTCTTTAAAGCCAAACTTGGTGGCAATTACCACCTTGTCGCGGAACGGGGC contains the following coding sequences:
- a CDS encoding AGE family epimerase/isomerase, producing MKQFAEQYKLELLENVLPFWMKNSPDETYGGYFTCLERDGAVYDTDKFMWLQGRQVWLFSMLFDKVAPREEWRKLAEQGAAFMEKYGRDAAGNWYFSLTREGQPLTQPYNIFSDCFAAMGFGALYKIQPEQRYYDIAKDTFNNILERRNNPKGAYNKAFPGTRELKNFALPMILCNLSLELEHILGSETVNRFIPEVLHEVMDVFYQPDKGLILENVNADGSFSDSFEGRLINPGHTIEAMWFIMDLAVRLNRPELAEQAVAIALRTLEYGWDQEHGGIFYFMDVQGHPVQQLEWDQKLWWVHMETLVCLAKGYQITGNEACKTWFEKVHAYTWAHFKDQEHGEWFGYLTRQGQPLLSLKGGKWKGCFHVPRALYQVWQTLEKIAQLEPIAS
- a CDS encoding sodium:solute symporter family protein, with amino-acid sequence MSLSVIDIVIIFAYIIGVIFLGFYISKKASKDLQSYFLGGNSMKWYYLGLSNASGMFDISGTMWTVSILFIYGLKSAFIPWLWPVWNQVFVFVYLAIWMRRSNTMTGAQWITFRFGDGKGARLSHIIIVAFAIISVIGFIAYFFEGIGKFCTSILPWDLSMQIGTYHLTSERGYALILCILTTLYTIKGGMYSVVATEVLQFFIMTIACLIIGYIGYTSVTAEQINAVVPNGWKDLSFGWNLGLDWTTTALPNVSDKITSDGFGLFGLLFMMMLFKGIFASIAGPVPSYDMQRVLSTRTPSDAAKMSVSSILVLYIPRYLMVAAFAVLGLVYLGPELGAMGKDIDFEKVLPLAIARFVPVGLQGLLLAGLLAAFMGTFSAFVNAAPAYIVNDIYKKYINPNASNAKYIRLSIWSSVILVMLGIIFGFNASSLNKLTLWITSALYGGYAASNVLKWIWWRFTGNGYFYGMLFGLIGSSVKLFFFPEIVDIYVFPIMLLFSFVGCIIGTYLTPLENREAVKQFYRQTRPWGFWGPIKREVMAEDPGFKPNNDFKRDMFNIVVGITWQMAQVVIPIYFMIRENYHMLVWVLIFIVTSWLLKKYWWNRLKEADEMPANITPSNN
- a CDS encoding GDSL-type esterase/lipase family protein, with the protein product MKKIFGLLSLLSCGHLLIAQQKIDSNYANPYYLQRMEYFNQVPKQHNNIVFLGNSITERGKWQDLLPGMKVINRGIGGDNTFGVLGRLDGILAEKPARIYLLIGINDLGRGLPIAVIIHNYQRIIARIKQLSPKTKVYIQSVLPLNEAVLPYAYLKGKNVKVQELNVAIQQVVQEHHLTYINLHEVFADEQGELKKELTEDGIHLKPMAYVEWVKYLKAKKFI
- a CDS encoding GDSL-type esterase/lipase family protein, translated to MMKKMIGTGALLATMFLSATAQTEVSTDSSYANGWYEQRMDFFRHVPKQKKAIVFLGNSITEVGDWQEIIGNKPVQNRGISGDNSYGVLARLDETLQEKPAKIFLMIGVNDIKRGTPVTVIAHNQERIVQRIKALSPGTKVYMQSVLPVHEPILADIYKKITNERIKSLNSLLQEIAGRNQVPYVDLHPVFTDENGQLKRDMTTDGLHLRPAAYIKWVAGLKEKKLL
- a CDS encoding aldo/keto reductase is translated as MKKRILGNSGLQVSALGLGCMGLNFGYGPATGKQEAIRLLHAAVDLGITFFDTAEAYGPFTNEELLGEALAPFRDKVVIATKFGFKEGKPGLGMDSRPETIRAVAEAALKRLNTDYIDLFYQHRVDPEVPIEEVAGVIQQLIKEGKIRHWGLSEVGAATIRKAHAAQPVAAVQSEYSLWWREPEQEVLPVLEELGIGFVPFSPLGRGFLTGAINENTQFDSTDFRNTLPRFSAENRKANQALVDLLHEIAVKKEASPAQIALAWLLAQQPWIVPIPGTTKLQRLQENTGAVAITLSTEDLRQIQEAASKISIQGARYPEHLQKTVGK
- a CDS encoding DUF4434 domain-containing protein, which codes for MRITGTFLDEISHDIPHQNWGRAEWDKDFAYMKALGIDTVILIRSGYRRFITYPSQYLQQQFGCYAPPVDLVGMYLELADKYDMQFYFGLYDSGHYWDTGNMQPEIDANRFVIAEVWRKYGHHKSFRGWYLSMEISRRTKGAGDAFRTLGLQCKEISGGLPTFISPWIDGKKAVMAAHAELTKEDAVSIQEHEKEWSEIFENISGAVDAVAFQDGHIDYHELPDFFAVNKQMADRYGLQCWTNAESFDRDMPIKFLPIKFEKLRLKLEAARLAGYDKAITFEFSHFMSPQSAYGQAAHLYNRYKEYLETLKTK